Proteins encoded within one genomic window of Mycolicibacterium aubagnense:
- a CDS encoding small basic family protein, giving the protein MIGIAALVVGIVVGLIFHPSVPEAVQPYLPIAVVAALDAVFGGLRAYLERIFDAKVFVISFVFNVLVAAVIVYVGDQLGVGTQLSTAIIVVLGIRIFGNAAALRRRLFGA; this is encoded by the coding sequence ATGATCGGCATCGCCGCACTGGTGGTCGGCATCGTGGTGGGATTGATCTTCCACCCCAGCGTGCCGGAAGCAGTCCAGCCGTACCTGCCGATCGCCGTCGTGGCGGCGCTGGACGCGGTGTTCGGGGGACTGCGGGCGTACCTGGAGCGGATATTCGATGCCAAGGTATTCGTCATCTCGTTCGTCTTCAACGTCCTGGTCGCCGCGGTGATCGTCTACGTCGGCGACCAACTCGGTGTCGGCACGCAACTGTCCACCGCGATCATCGTGGTGCTCGGGATCCGGATCTTCGGCAACGCGGCGGCCTTGCGCCGCAGGCTGTTCGGAGCGTGA
- a CDS encoding nitroreductase/quinone reductase family protein, with amino-acid sequence MTTRYDQPRAVARAGNEVIRRLAEAGVSVAGTSALRVRGRRTGKLRGVVVNVLTVDGRRYLISPRGNTEWVRNARAAGVVQLGPSWRSRDYPLVEVPDEAKPALLQEYLRRWYWEVKGHVGGLTPQSTEGELQRVAPTIPVFELQA; translated from the coding sequence ATGACCACTCGCTACGACCAACCCCGAGCCGTCGCCCGCGCGGGGAACGAAGTCATCCGCCGGCTGGCCGAGGCCGGCGTCAGCGTCGCCGGGACCAGCGCCCTGCGGGTACGTGGCCGGCGCACCGGCAAACTCCGCGGAGTCGTCGTGAACGTGCTCACCGTCGACGGCCGGCGGTACCTCATCTCACCGCGTGGCAACACCGAATGGGTCCGCAACGCGCGAGCCGCGGGTGTCGTTCAGCTCGGACCGAGCTGGCGCAGCCGCGACTACCCCCTTGTCGAGGTGCCCGACGAAGCGAAACCCGCACTGCTGCAGGAGTATCTGCGGCGGTGGTACTGGGAGGTCAAGGGCCACGTCGGGGGGCTGACGCCGCAGTCCACCGAAGGCGAGTTGCAGCGCGTCGCCCCCACCATTCCAGTGTTCGAACTACAGGCCTGA
- a CDS encoding TetR/AcrR family transcriptional regulator: MGKRQDSRDRIESRIIELGRRHLETDGAAGLSLRAIARDLGMVSSAVYRYVSSRDELLTLLLVDAYTELADAVDAAVAASGVGWRDQVKATGRAMRAWAVAQPACWALLYGSPVPGYRAPAERTVGPGTRVIGTLFGAVEAGIVAGAVRSAEVSVSQPLSADFARLRDEFGFSGDDAAVAKCIVLWTGLVGAVSLEVFGQYGPDTLSDPAAVFELQLDVLVAMLAEVS, from the coding sequence GTGGGCAAACGTCAGGACTCGCGGGATCGGATCGAAAGTCGGATCATCGAACTCGGCCGTCGGCACCTGGAGACCGATGGCGCCGCGGGGTTGTCCCTGCGGGCCATCGCCCGTGATCTCGGCATGGTGTCTTCGGCGGTTTACCGGTACGTCTCCAGCCGGGATGAACTGCTCACGCTGCTGCTGGTCGACGCTTACACCGAGTTGGCCGACGCCGTCGACGCCGCAGTGGCCGCGTCCGGCGTCGGCTGGCGTGATCAAGTCAAGGCGACGGGGCGCGCGATGCGCGCGTGGGCGGTGGCGCAGCCGGCCTGCTGGGCGCTGTTGTACGGCAGCCCTGTGCCCGGGTATCGCGCCCCGGCGGAACGGACGGTCGGTCCGGGAACTCGGGTGATCGGAACTTTGTTCGGCGCTGTCGAGGCGGGGATCGTCGCCGGTGCTGTGCGATCGGCCGAAGTGTCGGTGTCGCAGCCGTTGTCGGCTGATTTTGCACGTCTGCGCGACGAGTTCGGATTCTCTGGCGACGACGCGGCGGTGGCCAAGTGCATCGTGCTGTGGACCGGATTGGTCGGGGCGGTCAGCCTCGAGGTGTTCGGGCAGTACGGTCCCGACACGCTCAGTGATCCGGCTGCGGTGTTCGAACTGCAGCTCGACGTGCTGGTCGCCATGCTGGCCGAGGTGTCGTGA
- a CDS encoding DUF881 domain-containing protein, whose translation MADDEPHHDGADHAAEHHGRHELPDGVPARLPRTRPQLMFGALAVLLCVLLGVAIATQVRQTESGDALDTARPADLLVLLDSLQQREAALNTEVADLQKTLSSLQASGNSDQAAIEGAQARLRALSILIGTVAATGPGVTITIEDIAPGVSPETMLDVINELRAAGAEAMEIRSGRGDQQTAVRVGVDTWVTGTAGALVVDNVTINPPYSILAIGDPPTLAAAMNIPGGAMDSVKRVGGTMTVQQADALDVTALRQPKPRQYAQPVK comes from the coding sequence ATGGCTGACGACGAACCGCACCACGACGGCGCCGACCACGCGGCCGAACATCATGGCCGGCACGAGCTGCCCGACGGTGTTCCGGCGCGGCTGCCGCGGACCCGGCCCCAGCTGATGTTCGGTGCGCTGGCGGTACTGCTGTGCGTGCTGCTCGGGGTGGCGATCGCGACGCAGGTGCGGCAGACCGAGTCCGGTGATGCCCTCGACACCGCGCGGCCGGCCGACCTGCTGGTGCTGCTCGACTCCTTGCAACAGCGCGAGGCGGCGCTGAACACCGAGGTGGCCGACCTCCAGAAGACGCTGTCGTCGTTGCAGGCGTCGGGCAACAGCGACCAGGCCGCCATAGAGGGCGCGCAGGCGCGGCTGCGCGCCCTGTCGATCCTGATCGGCACCGTCGCGGCCACCGGCCCCGGCGTCACGATCACCATCGAGGACATCGCCCCCGGCGTGTCGCCGGAGACCATGCTCGACGTCATCAACGAGCTACGCGCCGCCGGCGCCGAGGCCATGGAGATCCGTTCGGGACGGGGCGATCAGCAGACCGCGGTCCGGGTCGGCGTCGACACGTGGGTGACCGGTACCGCGGGCGCGCTGGTGGTCGACAACGTGACCATCAACCCGCCCTATTCCATTCTCGCCATTGGTGATCCGCCGACGCTGGCGGCTGCGATGAACATCCCCGGCGGGGCGATGGACAGTGTCAAGCGGGTTGGCGGCACAATGACCGTGCAACAGGCGGACGCGCTTGACGTCACCGCCTTGCGGCAACCTAAACCGCGCCAATACGCTCAGCCGGTCAAATAG
- a CDS encoding ABC transporter ATP-binding protein/permease — translation MDLFTPTLEWGSELTTSLWWIAKAWLIAAVSTLVVLVAIGRFTVWGRQFWRITGDYFIGRESLKVWLWLAALLLSVITGVRLTVLFSYQSNDLMTGFQVVASGLAGHDQTVKNSGEHGFWLSIGIFSLLATLHVCRIMLDLFMTQRFILAWRAWLTDRLTGDWLEGKAYYRSRFIDDTIDNPDQRIQSDIDIFTAGVGPLPNTPNNMSTSTLLFGAINAIASMLSFTAILWHLSGTLTIAGISIPKAIFWIGLGYVVIASIIAFWIGRPIIWLSFDNERFNAAFRYALVRLRDAAEAVAFYHGEIAERTGLRRLFAPVVDNYKRYVNRMIGFNGWNLSMSQIIVPLPYILQFPRFLAGEIKLGDMNQTASAFGSIQDGLSFFRNAYDQFAGYRAAIIRLYGLVTANDAARHLPEITIEDCPDHTITLENVTVSTPDGRELIAPLDLCLYPGEALVVTGPSGAGKTTLLRSLAKMWPFCNGTMRSPQDENETLFLSQLPYVPLGDLRAVVSYPGKVGAHTDAELQDVLRKVALPHLANRLDEVDDWAKVLSPGEQQRVAFARVLLTRPKAVFFDESTSALDEGLEMMLYQLVRTELPDTTVVSVSHRSTVEQHHQQELELLGDGNWRLTRIDDEDAAPARV, via the coding sequence ATGGATTTGTTCACCCCGACGCTCGAATGGGGCAGTGAGCTCACGACCTCACTGTGGTGGATCGCCAAGGCCTGGCTGATCGCAGCGGTCTCGACCCTGGTGGTGCTTGTCGCCATCGGCCGGTTCACGGTCTGGGGGCGCCAGTTCTGGCGCATCACCGGCGACTACTTCATCGGCCGCGAGAGCCTGAAGGTGTGGCTGTGGCTGGCGGCGCTGCTGCTGTCGGTGATCACCGGAGTTCGGCTCACCGTGCTTTTCAGCTATCAGAGCAACGATCTCATGACCGGCTTCCAGGTCGTGGCCTCCGGCCTGGCCGGCCATGACCAGACGGTCAAGAACTCGGGCGAGCACGGCTTCTGGTTGTCGATCGGCATCTTCTCGCTGCTCGCCACGCTGCACGTCTGCCGCATCATGCTCGACCTGTTCATGACGCAGCGATTCATCCTCGCCTGGCGCGCCTGGCTCACCGACCGACTCACCGGCGACTGGCTGGAGGGCAAGGCGTACTACCGGTCCCGCTTCATCGACGACACCATCGACAACCCGGATCAGCGCATCCAGAGCGACATCGACATCTTCACCGCCGGGGTGGGCCCGCTGCCCAACACGCCGAACAACATGTCGACGTCCACGCTGCTGTTCGGCGCCATCAACGCCATCGCCTCGATGCTGTCGTTCACCGCGATCCTGTGGCATCTGTCCGGCACGCTGACCATCGCCGGCATCTCGATCCCGAAGGCGATCTTCTGGATCGGGCTGGGCTACGTCGTGATCGCGTCGATCATCGCCTTCTGGATCGGCCGGCCGATCATCTGGCTGTCGTTCGACAACGAACGCTTCAACGCCGCCTTCCGGTACGCACTGGTGCGGTTGCGCGATGCCGCCGAAGCCGTCGCGTTCTACCACGGTGAGATCGCCGAGCGGACCGGTCTGCGCCGGCTGTTCGCGCCGGTGGTGGACAACTACAAGCGGTACGTGAACCGGATGATCGGCTTCAACGGCTGGAACCTCTCGATGAGCCAGATCATCGTGCCGTTGCCCTACATCCTCCAGTTCCCGCGGTTCCTGGCCGGCGAGATCAAGCTGGGCGACATGAACCAGACCGCGTCGGCCTTCGGCAGCATCCAGGACGGGCTGTCGTTCTTCCGAAACGCCTACGACCAGTTCGCCGGTTACCGGGCCGCGATCATCCGTCTGTACGGTCTCGTGACGGCGAACGACGCCGCGCGGCACCTGCCCGAAATCACCATCGAAGACTGCCCCGACCACACCATCACGCTGGAGAACGTCACGGTGAGCACACCGGACGGCCGCGAACTCATCGCCCCGCTGGACCTGTGCCTCTACCCCGGCGAGGCACTGGTGGTCACGGGTCCGTCCGGCGCCGGCAAGACCACCCTGCTGCGCAGTCTTGCCAAGATGTGGCCCTTCTGCAACGGCACCATGCGTTCCCCGCAGGACGAGAACGAGACGCTGTTCCTGTCCCAGTTGCCCTATGTGCCACTGGGCGATCTACGCGCGGTGGTGTCCTACCCGGGCAAGGTCGGTGCGCACACCGACGCCGAATTGCAGGACGTCCTGCGCAAGGTCGCGCTGCCGCATCTGGCCAACCGCCTCGATGAGGTCGACGACTGGGCCAAGGTGCTCTCCCCCGGCGAGCAGCAGCGTGTCGCCTTCGCCCGGGTACTGCTGACCCGGCCGAAGGCCGTGTTCTTCGACGAGTCCACGTCAGCCCTCGATGAGGGCCTGGAAATGATGCTGTACCAACTGGTCCGGACCGAACTGCCGGACACCACCGTGGTCAGCGTCAGCCACCGCAGCACCGTCGAACAACACCACCAGCAGGAGCTGGAGCTGTTGGGCGACGGCAACTGGCGGCTCACCCGGATCGACGACGAGGACGCCGCGCCCGCCCGCGTCTAG
- a CDS encoding DUF881 domain-containing protein, whose translation MTEAGTPRDRALGGYRPEAGRNSHVADEPVRIPVPSLLRSLLTDHLDPGYAAAAERRMAAGESARRGRSRLADGAWLLVGVAAVSVVFVTAAKHAVSMAPATTQTQHVLSANARTAEGRTRDSTANRDALAGQVEAARRSRLAGDETGRQLLEALEGSEFSAGATAVAGPGLTVTVTEPPPSPNLSDVSKQRVAGSPQIILDRDLQLTVNSLWAAGAEAVSVGGVRIGPNVTMRQAGGGILVDNQPVASPYVVVAIGPPHAMQEVFEHTPAMQRLTLLAQSYGVGISVQTRDHLTVSAASVRDVNFARQSGPK comes from the coding sequence GTGACGGAAGCCGGGACACCCCGGGACCGGGCGCTGGGCGGCTACCGGCCGGAAGCCGGCCGCAACAGTCACGTCGCCGACGAGCCGGTCCGGATTCCGGTGCCGTCGCTGCTGCGCTCGCTGCTCACCGATCACCTGGACCCCGGGTATGCCGCCGCGGCCGAGCGCCGCATGGCGGCCGGCGAGAGTGCCCGACGGGGCCGCTCCCGGCTTGCCGACGGAGCCTGGCTGCTGGTCGGTGTCGCCGCCGTGTCGGTGGTGTTCGTGACCGCGGCAAAGCACGCGGTGTCGATGGCCCCGGCCACCACCCAGACCCAACACGTGTTATCTGCCAACGCGCGCACCGCCGAAGGGCGGACTCGCGACAGCACCGCGAACCGCGACGCCCTGGCCGGCCAGGTGGAGGCCGCGCGCCGCAGCCGGCTGGCCGGTGACGAGACGGGCCGGCAGCTGCTGGAGGCCCTCGAGGGTTCCGAGTTCAGTGCCGGGGCGACGGCCGTGGCCGGCCCGGGTCTCACCGTGACCGTCACCGAACCTCCGCCGAGCCCGAACCTCTCCGATGTGTCCAAGCAACGCGTCGCCGGCAGCCCGCAGATCATCCTCGACCGGGACCTGCAGCTGACCGTCAACTCGTTGTGGGCGGCCGGCGCCGAGGCGGTGTCCGTCGGCGGCGTGCGGATCGGGCCGAACGTGACCATGCGGCAGGCCGGCGGTGGCATTCTCGTCGACAACCAGCCGGTGGCCAGCCCCTACGTAGTCGTCGCCATCGGGCCGCCGCACGCCATGCAGGAGGTGTTCGAACACACTCCCGCCATGCAGCGGCTGACGCTGCTCGCCCAGTCGTACGGGGTGGGGATCAGCGTCCAGACCCGGGATCACCTCACGGTGTCGGCCGCATCGGTACGAGACGTCAACTTCGCCAGACAAAGCGGGCCGAAGTGA
- a CDS encoding FAD-binding protein gives MQTVPETVNAVDVTEWSDEADVVVIGFGIAGGCAAVSAAAAGAKVLVLEKAAAAGGTTSMAGGHFYLGGGTAVQQATGHDDTADEMYKYLVAVAHHPEHDKIRAYCDGSVEHFNWLEDLGFQFERSYYPGKVVVPPGTEGLSYTGNEKVWPFCEQAKAAPRGHSVPVPGELGGADMVIKLLLKRADELGVEMRYETGATNLVVGDQGAVVGVRWKNFGVTGAVKAGAVIIAAGGFAMNPEMVAEHTPELGQKRKTKHHGEVEPYILGNPNDDGLGIKLGVSAGGVAKNLDQLFITAAAYPPEILLTGVIVNQNGRRFVNEDSYHSRTSAFVLEQPDQVAYLIVDEAHTEMPAMPLIRFIDGWETIAEMEEALSIPAGNLAATLARYNADAAAGEDPDFHKQPDYVAAQDNGPWAAFDLSLGRALYSGFTMGGLSVSIDGEVLREDGTAVPGLYAAGACASNIAQDGKGYASGTQLGEGSFFGRRAGTHAAAR, from the coding sequence ATGCAAACAGTGCCCGAGACCGTCAACGCCGTCGACGTCACCGAATGGTCCGACGAGGCCGACGTGGTGGTGATCGGCTTCGGTATCGCCGGCGGCTGCGCCGCGGTGAGTGCTGCCGCCGCCGGCGCCAAGGTGCTGGTGCTCGAGAAGGCGGCCGCCGCGGGCGGCACCACGTCCATGGCCGGCGGTCACTTCTACCTCGGTGGCGGCACCGCGGTGCAGCAGGCAACCGGTCACGACGACACTGCCGACGAGATGTACAAGTACCTGGTCGCGGTCGCCCATCACCCTGAGCACGACAAGATCCGCGCCTACTGCGATGGCAGCGTCGAGCATTTCAACTGGTTGGAGGACTTGGGTTTTCAGTTCGAGCGCAGCTACTACCCGGGCAAGGTCGTGGTGCCGCCGGGCACCGAGGGCCTGTCCTACACCGGCAACGAGAAGGTGTGGCCGTTCTGCGAACAGGCCAAGGCCGCACCCCGTGGCCATTCCGTGCCGGTGCCGGGCGAACTGGGCGGCGCGGACATGGTCATCAAGCTGCTGCTGAAACGCGCCGACGAACTCGGTGTCGAGATGCGCTACGAAACCGGTGCGACCAACCTCGTCGTGGGCGACCAGGGTGCCGTGGTCGGCGTCCGCTGGAAGAACTTCGGGGTGACGGGCGCGGTCAAGGCCGGCGCGGTGATCATCGCCGCCGGCGGTTTCGCGATGAACCCCGAGATGGTCGCAGAACACACGCCGGAGCTCGGCCAGAAACGAAAGACCAAGCACCACGGCGAAGTTGAGCCCTACATCCTGGGCAACCCGAACGATGACGGGCTGGGCATCAAGCTCGGCGTGTCCGCCGGTGGCGTCGCCAAGAACCTGGACCAGCTGTTCATCACCGCCGCCGCCTACCCGCCGGAGATTCTGCTCACGGGCGTCATCGTCAACCAGAACGGCCGGCGCTTCGTCAACGAGGACTCCTACCATTCGCGCACTTCGGCTTTCGTGCTCGAGCAGCCCGACCAGGTGGCCTATCTGATCGTGGACGAGGCACACACCGAGATGCCGGCGATGCCGTTGATCCGGTTCATCGACGGCTGGGAGACAATCGCGGAAATGGAAGAGGCACTGAGCATTCCGGCTGGAAACCTGGCCGCGACGCTGGCGCGTTACAACGCCGACGCTGCAGCAGGCGAGGATCCCGACTTCCACAAACAGCCGGATTATGTTGCGGCCCAGGACAATGGACCGTGGGCGGCATTCGACCTCTCACTCGGCCGCGCCCTCTACTCCGGATTCACCATGGGCGGCCTCTCGGTCAGCATAGACGGTGAAGTGCTCCGCGAAGACGGCACCGCGGTGCCGGGTCTGTACGCCGCGGGCGCGTGCGCGTCGAACATCGCACAGGACGGCAAGGGCTATGCCAGCGGCACTCAGTTGGGCGAAGGGTCGTTCTTCGGCCGACGGGCCGGAACCCACGCCGCGGCAAGGTGA
- a CDS encoding CDP-alcohol phosphatidyltransferase family protein, which yields MGTDADPHDRVLTIPNALSALRLLLVPVFLYLLLSVHAGGWAVAILMFSGFSDWADGKIARLVPNQSSRLGELLDPLVDRIYMLIVPVALAIAHVVPWWFVLTLIGRDVVLAATLPLLRGRGLTALPVTYIGKAATFALMSGFPLVLLGQWPDAWSRVVLACGWAFLVWGMAMYLWSAALYLIQVSMVLRQLPPVVRTAA from the coding sequence ATGGGCACGGACGCCGACCCGCACGACCGGGTGCTGACGATTCCGAACGCGCTGAGCGCGTTGCGGCTGCTGCTGGTCCCGGTGTTCCTGTACCTGCTGCTGTCGGTGCACGCGGGCGGCTGGGCCGTCGCGATCCTGATGTTCAGCGGCTTCTCCGACTGGGCCGACGGCAAGATCGCGCGCCTGGTGCCGAACCAGTCGTCGCGGCTGGGGGAGCTGCTGGACCCGCTGGTCGACCGGATCTACATGCTGATCGTGCCGGTCGCACTGGCCATCGCACATGTCGTGCCGTGGTGGTTCGTGCTCACGCTGATCGGTCGCGACGTGGTGCTGGCGGCGACGCTGCCGTTGCTGCGCGGCCGCGGGCTGACCGCGCTGCCGGTCACCTACATCGGTAAGGCCGCGACCTTCGCGCTGATGTCCGGCTTCCCGCTGGTGCTGCTGGGGCAGTGGCCGGACGCCTGGAGCCGGGTGGTGCTGGCCTGCGGCTGGGCGTTCCTGGTGTGGGGCATGGCGATGTATCTGTGGTCCGCCGCGCTGTATCTGATCCAGGTGTCCATGGTGCTGCGGCAGCTGCCGCCGGTGGTGAGGACGGCGGCGTGA
- the gcvH gene encoding glycine cleavage system protein GcvH, whose protein sequence is MSETPADLLYTTEHEWVRRTGEGTVRVGITDFAQGALGDVVYVDLPEVGTTVAAGDVFGEVESPKTTSELYAPIAAKIVAVNGDLEGSPDLVNSDPYDAGWLIELQADVAELEAGLHGLLDADGYRATLDE, encoded by the coding sequence GTGAGCGAAACGCCAGCCGATCTGCTGTACACCACCGAGCACGAATGGGTGCGCCGCACCGGCGAAGGCACCGTGCGCGTCGGAATCACCGATTTCGCGCAGGGCGCGCTGGGCGATGTGGTCTACGTCGATCTGCCCGAGGTCGGCACCACCGTGGCCGCCGGTGACGTGTTCGGTGAGGTCGAATCGCCCAAGACCACCTCGGAGCTGTACGCCCCGATCGCCGCGAAAATCGTTGCGGTCAACGGTGATCTGGAAGGCTCGCCCGACCTGGTCAACTCCGATCCGTACGACGCCGGGTGGCTCATCGAACTGCAGGCCGACGTGGCCGAACTGGAGGCCGGTCTGCACGGACTCCTCGATGCGGACGGCTACCGGGCGACCCTGGACGAGTAA
- a CDS encoding Rv1815 family serine proteinase, protein MFVGGLRAAAIAAVAAPLFAVGGPVPVASADPGVLVYPGMEIHQGTTRCTLGYVDPAARTGYTAGHCRGNGPVTDKDGRFIGTMITFRDNTPDGATIATDHQISDWESITIAGDVTVNNILPGGRVLVTDPAVNPQRGEPVCHFGVVTGETCGTVDAVNNGWFTMAGGIVSQKGDSGGPVYTITPDNRAVLVGVFNSTWGRFPAAVSWSATDQQTNDAVVQQAAGG, encoded by the coding sequence ATGTTTGTGGGGGGTTTGCGTGCCGCGGCGATAGCTGCGGTCGCGGCGCCGTTGTTCGCTGTGGGTGGTCCGGTGCCGGTCGCATCAGCCGATCCCGGGGTGCTGGTGTACCCGGGTATGGAGATTCACCAGGGCACCACGCGCTGCACGCTGGGCTATGTGGACCCGGCCGCGCGGACGGGCTACACCGCAGGTCACTGCCGGGGCAACGGTCCGGTGACCGACAAGGACGGCCGCTTCATCGGCACCATGATCACGTTCCGGGACAACACGCCCGACGGCGCCACCATCGCGACCGACCACCAGATCTCCGATTGGGAGTCCATCACCATCGCCGGTGATGTGACGGTCAACAACATCCTGCCGGGAGGCCGGGTACTGGTCACCGATCCCGCGGTGAATCCGCAGCGGGGCGAACCGGTCTGTCATTTCGGCGTCGTCACCGGCGAGACATGCGGCACCGTCGACGCGGTGAACAACGGCTGGTTCACCATGGCGGGCGGCATCGTCAGCCAGAAGGGCGACTCCGGCGGCCCGGTCTACACCATCACCCCCGACAACCGGGCGGTCCTGGTGGGCGTCTTCAACAGCACGTGGGGGCGTTTCCCCGCGGCCGTCTCGTGGAGCGCGACCGATCAGCAGACCAATGACGCCGTCGTGCAGCAGGCCGCCGGCGGGTAG
- the secA2 gene encoding accessory Sec system translocase SecA2 translates to MAKTSTAKSGRLSSKFWKLLGASTDKNQNRSMDQVRASAEFDEKAAGLDDEQITKAAKLLELSALADAADIPQFLAIAREAAERTTGLRPFDVQLLGALRMMAGDVVEMATGEGKTLAGAIAAAGYALAGRHVHVISVNDYLARRDAEWMGPLLAAMGLTVGWITAESTAEERRAAYECDVTYASVNEIGFDVLRDQLVTHVDDLVSPRPDVALIDEADSVLVDEALVPLVLAGTTHRETPRMEIIRLVGELTAAQRVDDSLQYYDTDADRRNVHLTDAGARKLEKALGGIDLYSEEHIGTTLTEVNVALHAHVLLQRDVHYIVRDNAVHLINASRGRIASLQRWPDGLQAAVEAKEGIETTETGEVLDTITVQALIGRYPTVCGMTGTALAAGEQLRQFYRLGVSPIPPNTPNIREDEADRVYITAAAKNQAVIEHIQQIHETGQPVLVGTRDVAESEELHAKLVKAGVPAVVLNAKNDEEEAAVIAEAGKLATVTVSTQMAGRGTDIRLGGSDEADHDAVAELGGLHVIGTGRHHTERLDNQLRGRAGRQGDPGSSVFFSSWEDDVVVSHLDPDKLPMETDEDGRIVSDKAGQLLEHAQRVAEGRLLDVHANTWRYNQLTAQQRAIIVERRETLLRTTTARDELKELAPDRYQELADEVGEDSLERICRMIMLYHLDRGWADHLAYLSDIRESIHLRALGRQDPLDEFHRMAVDAFASLAADAIEAAQQTFETANVLEDEPGLDLSKLARPTSTWTYMIHDNPLADDTMAALSLPGVFR, encoded by the coding sequence GTGGCGAAAACCAGCACCGCGAAATCCGGCCGGCTGAGCAGCAAGTTCTGGAAGCTGCTCGGTGCTTCCACCGACAAGAACCAGAACCGATCGATGGATCAGGTTCGGGCCTCGGCGGAATTCGACGAGAAGGCCGCCGGGCTGGACGACGAGCAGATCACCAAGGCGGCCAAGCTGCTGGAACTGTCCGCGCTCGCCGATGCCGCCGACATCCCACAGTTCCTGGCCATCGCCCGCGAGGCCGCCGAGCGCACCACGGGCCTGCGGCCATTCGACGTCCAGCTGCTCGGCGCCCTGCGCATGATGGCCGGCGACGTCGTCGAGATGGCCACCGGTGAGGGCAAGACCCTGGCCGGCGCCATCGCCGCGGCCGGTTATGCCCTGGCCGGCCGGCACGTGCACGTCATCTCCGTCAACGACTACCTGGCCCGCCGCGACGCCGAGTGGATGGGGCCGCTGCTGGCGGCCATGGGGCTGACGGTCGGCTGGATCACCGCCGAGTCGACGGCCGAGGAACGGCGTGCCGCCTACGAGTGCGACGTCACCTACGCCTCGGTCAACGAGATCGGGTTCGACGTGCTGCGCGACCAGCTGGTCACCCACGTCGACGACCTGGTGTCGCCGCGGCCCGACGTCGCACTGATCGACGAGGCCGACTCCGTGCTGGTCGACGAGGCACTCGTGCCGCTGGTGCTCGCCGGGACCACGCACCGCGAGACGCCCCGCATGGAGATCATCCGCCTGGTCGGGGAGCTAACCGCGGCCCAACGGGTTGATGATTCGCTGCAGTACTACGACACCGACGCCGACCGTCGTAACGTGCACCTGACCGACGCGGGCGCCCGCAAGCTCGAGAAGGCGCTCGGCGGCATCGACCTGTACTCCGAAGAGCACATCGGCACGACACTGACCGAGGTCAATGTGGCCCTGCACGCGCACGTGCTGCTGCAGCGCGACGTGCACTACATCGTGCGGGACAACGCCGTTCATCTCATCAACGCATCCCGCGGCCGGATCGCGTCGCTGCAGCGCTGGCCCGACGGCCTGCAGGCCGCGGTCGAGGCCAAGGAAGGCATCGAGACCACCGAGACCGGCGAGGTGCTCGACACCATCACCGTGCAGGCCCTCATCGGCCGCTACCCGACGGTGTGCGGCATGACCGGTACCGCGCTCGCCGCCGGCGAGCAGCTGCGCCAGTTCTACCGGCTCGGGGTGTCGCCGATTCCGCCGAACACGCCGAACATCCGCGAGGACGAGGCCGACCGGGTCTACATCACCGCGGCCGCCAAGAACCAGGCCGTCATCGAGCACATCCAGCAGATCCACGAGACCGGTCAGCCGGTGCTGGTCGGTACCCGGGACGTCGCCGAATCCGAAGAGCTGCACGCGAAACTGGTCAAGGCCGGGGTGCCCGCCGTGGTGCTGAACGCCAAGAACGACGAGGAAGAGGCCGCCGTCATCGCCGAGGCGGGCAAGCTCGCCACCGTCACCGTCTCCACCCAGATGGCCGGCCGCGGCACCGACATCCGCCTCGGCGGGTCCGACGAAGCCGACCATGACGCGGTCGCCGAACTCGGCGGTCTCCACGTCATCGGCACCGGCCGGCACCACACCGAGCGCCTCGACAACCAGCTGCGTGGTCGTGCCGGCCGCCAGGGCGACCCCGGCTCGTCGGTGTTCTTCTCCAGCTGGGAGGACGACGTCGTCGTCTCGCATCTGGATCCCGACAAGCTGCCGATGGAGACCGACGAGGACGGCCGGATCGTCAGCGACAAGGCCGGCCAGCTGCTCGAGCACGCACAGCGCGTCGCCGAGGGCCGGCTGCTGGACGTGCACGCCAACACCTGGCGCTACAACCAGCTCACCGCGCAGCAGCGCGCGATCATCGTCGAACGGCGAGAGACGTTGCTGCGCACCACAACTGCGCGCGACGAACTCAAGGAGCTGGCACCGGACCGGTACCAGGAACTGGCCGACGAGGTCGGTGAGGACTCACTTGAGCGCATCTGCCGGATGATCATGCTGTACCACCTGGACCGGGGCTGGGCCGACCACCTGGCCTACCTGTCCGACATCCGCGAGAGCATCCACCTGCGGGCGCTGGGACGGCAGGACCCGCTCGACGAGTTCCACCGCATGGCGGTCGACGCGTTCGCCTCGCTGGCGGCCGATGCCATCGAGGCCGCCCAGCAGACCTTCGAGACCGCCAACGTGCTGGAGGACGAGCCCGGCCTGGATCTGTCCAAGCTGGCCCGCCCGACATCTACGTGGACCTACATGATTCACGACAACCCGCTGGCCGACGACACGATGGCAGCGCTGAGCCTGCCCGGGGTGTTCCGTTAG